A DNA window from Chryseobacterium sp. MEBOG06 contains the following coding sequences:
- a CDS encoding transposase, with the protein MYNQPITKSVAMTKLAHWFKKVEEADFRSFSTLRKTIMHHYRDILNYFDKRSTNAAAESLNAKIKNFRIQLRGVKDRTFFLFRLTKLFA; encoded by the coding sequence ATCTATAATCAGCCTATTACAAAATCTGTGGCTATGACTAAACTTGCGCATTGGTTTAAAAAGGTTGAAGAAGCAGATTTTAGATCTTTTTCCACCTTAAGGAAGACCATAATGCACCATTACAGAGATATTCTAAATTATTTTGATAAAAGAAGCACTAACGCAGCGGCTGAATCTTTAAATGCTAAAATCAAAAACTTCAGGATACAGCTCAGAGGGGTGAAGGACAGAACATTTTTTTTATTCAGATTAACCAAACTTTTTGCTTAG